In Erpetoichthys calabaricus chromosome 4, fErpCal1.3, whole genome shotgun sequence, one genomic interval encodes:
- the hikeshi gene encoding protein Hikeshi: MFGCLVAGRLVQTDVQQVAEDKFVFNLPEYENVNHIVVFMLGTVPFPDGMGGAVYFSYLDTNGVPVWKLLGFITNDKPSVIFKISGLKSGEGGQHPFGMMALPQTASVAQVGVSIEPLEQLIQQTPVASAAVSAVDSFTQFTQKMLESLCNFATSYGVTQSQMTPNPSEIFIPTSVVMKWYENFQRRMAQNPNFWKT, encoded by the exons ATGTTTGGGTGTTTGGTCGCAGGGAGACTG GTACAAACTGATGTGCAGCAGGTTGCAGAGGATAAATTTGTGTTCAATCTCCCAGAATATGAGAATGTCAACCACATAGTTGTGTTTATGTTGGGGACTGTGCCTTTTCCTGATGGAATGGGAGGAGCTGTGTATTTTTCTTATCTTGACACAAATGGTGTTCCAGTATGGAAGCTCCTGGGATTTATCACCAATGACAAGCCAAGTGTCATCTTTAAAATATCTGGTTTGAAATCTG GTGAAGGAGGACAGCATCCATTTGGAATGATGGCTCTTCCACAAACTGCTTCAGTTGCTCAGGTTGGGGTGTCTATTGAGCCTTTAGAGCAACTGATTCAGCAGACTCCAGTGGCTAGTGCAGCTGTGTCTGCAGTTGATTCATTTACACAG TTTACTCAGAAGATGTTAGAAAGCTTGTGTAACTTTGCTACTTCTTATGGAGTTACACAATCTCAGATGACACCAAATCCCTCAGAGATCTTCATTCCTACTAGTGTTGTTATGAAATG GTATGAAAATTTTCAAAGAAGGATGGCTCAGAATCCAAATTTCTGGAaaacatag